One part of the Kryptolebias marmoratus isolate JLee-2015 linkage group LG2, ASM164957v2, whole genome shotgun sequence genome encodes these proteins:
- the LOC108247883 gene encoding uncharacterized protein LOC108247883: MARAETIETAGENEVGGNGPFPCHSTCRMEVPRPLHAWPNALITAARTPRSGSGVGAAYLRHHHLHLEPFQALNLLSPLPPPHPHLEPRQAPPSPPPPPSPASERRGESGRRTDAASDSRGECSDSDRDKEDEDNPDVSRRRGPLPDLLPQNEHLSRASVRRRGPGREAALELDIRRVAGQLRVIGDEFNAAVLRRAYGAPHWRDWRDVCRGLLSFITQTLSTLYRLT, from the exons ATGGCTCGGGCAGAGACCATCGAGACCGCCGGAGAAAACGAGGTCGGAGGAAACGGCCCTTTCCCGTGTCACAGCACCTGCCGCATGGAGGTGCCCCGCCCCCTCCACGCCTGGCCCAACGCGCTCATCACGGCCGCCAGAACCCCCAGGAGCGGGTCCGGCGTCGGCGCCGCTTACCTCCGCCACCATCACCTCCACCTGGAGCCTTTCCAGGCCCTGAACCTGTTGTCTCCGctgcctcctcctcatcctcacctgGAGCCCCGACAGGCTCCGCcctcgccgccgccgccgccttcACCCGCCTCTGAGCGGAGGGGCGAGAGTGGCCGAAGAACGGACGCAGCGAGTGACTCGCGGGGAGAATGTTCAG attcagacagagacaaagaggacgAGGACAACCCGGATGTCTCCCGCAGACGGGGACCTCTGCCCGACCTGCTGCCCCAGAACGAGCACCTGTCCCGGGCCTCAGTGCGCCGCCGCGGCCCCGGGCGCGAGGCGGCGCTGGAGCTGGACATCCGGAGGGTGGCCGGCCAGCTGAGGGTGATCGGAGACGAATTCAACGCTGCGGTCCTCCGCAGAGCG TACGGCGCCCCCCACTGGCGGGACTGGAGGGACGTCTGCAGAGGACTCCTCAGCTTCATCACCCAAACGCTCAGCACTCTTTACCGGCTCACGTAG